One region of Candidatus Rhabdochlamydia sp. T3358 genomic DNA includes:
- a CDS encoding DoxX family protein, whose protein sequence is MKKYLVLLGRVFYSAIFILASFGHFTAKTINFAASQGVLFADILVPFSGLLALVGGLSILLGYKARYGAWLLVIFLVPVTYMMHKFWMISNPMMHDMQQAMFMKNTALLGAALLITHFGSGPLSLKR, encoded by the coding sequence ATTAAAAAATATCTCGTGTTATTGGGTAGAGTATTTTACTCTGCCATTTTTATTTTAGCCTCTTTTGGGCATTTTACCGCTAAAACTATAAACTTTGCTGCGAGTCAAGGTGTATTATTTGCAGATATACTTGTGCCTTTTTCAGGCTTATTAGCTCTTGTAGGAGGATTAAGCATCCTTTTAGGTTATAAAGCGCGTTATGGAGCTTGGCTATTAGTGATCTTTTTAGTTCCTGTTACTTATATGATGCACAAGTTTTGGATGATCTCAAATCCCATGATGCATGATATGCAGCAAGCGATGTTTATGAAAAATACCGCTCTATTAGGCGCTGCTTTACTCATTACGCATTTTGGATCAGGACCTTTAAGTTTGAAGAGGTAA